The genomic segment TCCAGCCCTTACGAAGGGCGTACTGGTAGACGTCCTCGTATACCCCTTTTGGCGTCACCGTATCTTTGGCAAACGAGAGGAGCAGATCGACATCGGTGCCGCTGTCACCCACGACCACACCTGTTCCCTTGGCGTGGGCTCCCGAGACCGTGACAGACCGCAAGGCAGGAAAAGCGTCCTGCAGGTCTGCGGTAAGCGCTTCTGCGTAAGCGGGCGCGTCGGCCTGCGGCTGGTACTTGTCAAGAATGCTGTGCAGATATGACATCAGGCCGCCCTCCTGACGGGCAGATTTCCACAGGCGCAGCCCTTCATGGTCCAAGGCGGAGGGGTACGCGCACCCCCCGGGACGGTGGGATAGGACTGACAGCGAGACTGAAGATCTTGTTCCATACTCCTGCTTCCACGGCCCTCTGGCCGGATTGAGTGACATCTCAACTGGGTGAACTTCCGGTCTCCGGCATGATATGGGCACAATTGAGCAAACAGACCATGAGTCAAGACAGCCTTAATCATCGGTGTGGCCTGTCCTGTGGTGCCTCTTCAGGTCTAGAGCACGGAGGCAGATCAGTCCTGCACCCTGAAGTTACGGTGCCCGGCACCGACAGACCAGTTTGGTGTCATCCCACCTCACTCCCGGACCTCCGGGAGGGTCGGGCGGTGGGCCTGTGCAGCATCCGCAGGGACGAGCAAAGGCTGAGCCCTCAGCCATGGAGGGCAGCATACCTGACACTGAGCACCTCAGTGGGAGTTGAGGGGAGCTGCACCAACGCAGGCGGAGCAAAGGCTGTCCAGCAGAGGGCATAAGCTCCCGCGGTCGGCAGTCCGGGGGTTCCGGCCGCGGCTGGCGTTGTCACTCGCAGGGAGCGTCAGTTATGGGGAGGCTCTGCAGGTTCTCTGCTCTCAAACGAAGGAAAGGGGGGGCAAGTGAAACTAGGCGGAGCGGCAAGACGGCGGGCCTGTTCGCCCGGCACTTGGAACGAGTGGATCAGGACGGACAGTCACCTTCGCTGCGCCGGCCTGGCGGTGAACGCGCTGGTGCGCTGCGTTATTCAGCAGCTGGGCGGAGCACCGCGAGTTTGACACTGTCCCAGCGTCGGCCCTGCCATACGCGGGCTTCAGGAATGCGTCCACATTCGCGGTCGCCCGCCCGCTGCGCCGAACGGACCATCCGCTCATTGCCACTCCACGTCGTAAGGGTGAGGACGTGCGCGTCTGTTTCGTCAAAGGTTGATGTTGTCCACTGTTGCAACGCGTCGCGGCCATACCCACACCCCCAGGATCCAGGGTCGTAAATCACGATCCCAAGCTCCCACCACCCTCCCTGTGCCGGGGGTTCCTCGAACCGCGTCACCTGACCGATACAGGTGCCGTCAAGCGCAATGACGCGGCTATGGGGCTGGGGAGGTTGGCTTTCGGCCTGTTGCCGGTAGGTTTCGTAGGGAACTGGCTGGGATTGGTGGGTGAAGTATGGGCCGTCCCATTGCTTCCATTCGGGATCTGGTGTGGCCCGGGTCCACTGCCAGAGGAGCGGAAGGTCGTCAGGGAGGCGAGGGCGCAAGGTCAGGCGGGGCATAGGAAGAATTGTGCGCTGCTGGCAGCCAGCAGGAGACAGCACTTGTGCTGACCAGGCACTGCTGACAAGCCGTGAAGGTTGGCGAAGCGTCCTGGCCTGAATCGAGCCAGCCCGGCTTGGTGGGCGGCAGGCCGCCGCTTGCTTCAGCGACAGCCCTATGTTGGATTCTTGCAGGGGCGCTTGACAGCTCTGGATCGAAGATGTACCTTTTAGAGCCTGTCTGCATCCCACCCGGGTTGTGATGAGCAGCCTTAAAGGATTCCTTTCGCTATGAAAGGCGCGCCTGGCGGTGATGAAGACGGGAAGGCAGCAATGCCTTGCGCGTGATGCGCTCAAGAACGATGAGCAAGGTCTTGACAGGTTTAGACTGAGCGCATAGAATGATTGAGTCGCTGAAGGAGTTCGCTCCGAACGCGCACCGGAGCTTTCCAAGCTCCGCGAAGCATGACAACGGAAGAAGCTTGAGAAGCAAAGGCCAGCCTGACAGGGCTGGGTAAGCGGCACTCCCCCCGGGGTGCTCCAGACTTACGAGAGGCCGAGAGGCCGAAATGGTACCCAATGGGTACAGCCAAGCGCAAGCGAGGCATCAAACAGAGAGACACTGAGTTCGCTCAGTCTCAACCATTACTTGGAGAGTTTGATCCTGGCTCAGGGTGAACGCTGGCGGCGTGCTTAAGACATGCAAGTCGAACGGACACCTTCGGGTGTTAGTGGCGCACGGGTGAGTAACGCGTAACTGACCTACCCCAAAGTCGCGGATAACGGCTCGAAAGAGACGCTAATACGTGATGTGCAGTCAGATTATGTTCTGCCTGTAAAGATTGATTGCTTTGGGATGGGGTTGCGTTCCATCAGCTAGTTGGTGGGGTAAAGGCCCACCAAGGCGACGACGGATAGCCGGCCTGAGAGGGTGGCCGGCCACAGGGGCACTGAGACACGGGTCCCACTCCTACGGGAGGCAGCAGTTAGGAATCTTCCACAATGGGCGAAAGCCTGATGGAGCGACGCCGCGTGAGGGATGAAGGTTTTCGGATCGTAAACCTCTGAACTAGGGACGAAAGGGCCTTCGGGCAGATGACGGTACCTAGGTAATAGCACCGGCTAACTCCGTGCCAGCAGCCGCGGTAATACGGAGGGTGCAAGCGTTACCCGGAATCACTGGGCGTAAAGGGCGTGTAGGCGGGATGTTAAGTCTGGTTTTAAAGACCACCGCTCAACGGTGGGGATGGACTGGATACTGGCATTCTTGACCTCTGGAGAGGCAACTGGAATTCCTGGTGTAGCGGTGGAATGCGTAGATACCAGGAGGAACACCAATGGCGAAGGCAGGTTGCTGGACAGAAGGTGACGCTGAGGCGCGAAAGTGTGGGGAGCGAACCGGATTAGATACCCGGGTAGTCCACACCCTAAACGATGTACGTTGGCTAAGCGCAGGATGCTGTGCTTG from the Deinococcus taeanensis genome contains:
- a CDS encoding GNAT family N-acetyltransferase, translated to MPRLTLRPRLPDDLPLLWQWTRATPDPEWKQWDGPYFTHQSQPVPYETYRQQAESQPPQPHSRVIALDGTCIGQVTRFEEPPAQGGWWELGIVIYDPGSWGCGYGRDALQQWTTSTFDETDAHVLTLTTWSGNERMVRSAQRAGDRECGRIPEARVWQGRRWDSVKLAVLRPAAE